The Terriglobales bacterium genome segment GTTGGACTCCGCCGGCACCACCGTGTCCAGCGACTCGTCGGCGCGGTCGGCGGGATCGGTGGCGGGCTTGCGCGGCGGGTCCTCCAGGTTGTTGGAGGGCATGAAGCTGAGCAGCTCGCGGATCATGGAGAGGCACTCGGCGTCGTCGTGGGCGCGGAAGTGGGCCACCCCGGAGACCTCGTTGTGCGGCCCCGCCCCGCCCAACTGCTCCTTGGTGACCTCCTCGTGAGTGACCGCCTTGATCACGTCCGGCCCGGTGATGAACATGTACGAGGTCTTGTCCACCATGAGGATGAAGTCGGTGATCGCGGGCGAGTAGACGGCGCCGCCGGCGCACGGTCCCAGGATGGCGGAGATCTGCGGCACCACGCCGCTGGCCAGGGTGTTGCGCAGGAAGATGTCGGCGTAGCCGGCCAGCGACATCACCCCTTCCTGGATGCGCGCGCCGCCGGAATCGTTCAGGCCGATGACGGGCGCGCCCACGCGCATGGCCAGGTCCATGACCTTGCAGATCTTGGCGGCGTTGGCCTCCGACAGGGAGCCTCCGAAGACGGTGAAGTCCTGGGCGAAGACGAAGACCAGCCGGCCCTCGACGCGGCCGTAGCCGGTGACGAAGCCGTCGCCGTAGACCTTCTGCTCCTGCATGCCGAAGTCGGTGCAGCGGTGGGTGACCAGCTTGTCGGTCTCCTCGAAGGTGCCCTCGTCGAGCAGGAACTCGATGCGCTCCCGCGCCGACATCTTGCCTTCCTTGTGCTGGCGCTCGCGGCGCTCGGCCCCGCCGCCGGCCTCCGCCAGCCCGTCCCGCTTCTTCAGTTCTGCCAGCTTTTCCTCGAGTTTCATGCCGGGAATTATAGCCGCAGGCCCAGCCCGGCGCAGTGAGGAGGAGCAGGTTTCGAGGTTTCCAGGGAGGTCGCAGACACAAGGGGCGCGGCTTCAGCCGCGCCCCAGAATCATCCGATCACCCGACGCGGTCAGTGTCCGGTCACGTCCTGCCAGCGCCAGTGCTTGCCGTCCCAGAAGACCACCGAGGCCCCGCCGTCCTCGTTCTCCTCCAGGCCCACGGCCGCCAGCTTCCGTTCCTTCTTCTTCTTCCCCAGGATGACGTGGCTGGAGGCGATGTGGTCGAAGGGCAGGTTGATGAACACCCACTTGGCCTTGGGCTTCTCCGCCTTCCACCCTTCCGGCCCGCTTCCCAGGATGACCAGCACCAGGT includes the following:
- a CDS encoding acyl-CoA carboxylase subunit beta gives rise to the protein MKLEEKLAELKKRDGLAEAGGGAERRERQHKEGKMSARERIEFLLDEGTFEETDKLVTHRCTDFGMQEQKVYGDGFVTGYGRVEGRLVFVFAQDFTVFGGSLSEANAAKICKVMDLAMRVGAPVIGLNDSGGARIQEGVMSLAGYADIFLRNTLASGVVPQISAILGPCAGGAVYSPAITDFILMVDKTSYMFITGPDVIKAVTHEEVTKEQLGGAGPHNEVSGVAHFRAHDDAECLSMIRELLSFMPSNNLEDPPRKPATDPADRADESLDTVVPAESNQPYDIKDVVHAVVDDGYFFEVQEHYAKNIVVGFARLNGRPVGIVANQPAYLAGVLDIASSIKGARFVRFCDCFNIRLITFEDVPGFLPGVQQEHGGIIAHGAKLLYAFAEATVPKLTVITRKAYGGAYCVMASKHIRADVNYAWPTAEIAVMGPQGAVDIVYKRDLAKAADKDKDKMRSDKIEEFRERFANPYVAAERGYVDAVIRPRETRPRLIRALEMLDTKRDKNPARKHGNIPL